From the Oryza glaberrima chromosome 5, OglaRS2, whole genome shotgun sequence genome, one window contains:
- the LOC127775077 gene encoding leucine-rich repeat extensin-like protein 3, with translation MAMAVERNNVAAAAAALLALLPMMMLSSTATAARPVHGGPPGELPPIIITTPPTAISGESDFSVLRKVPTGPDPITSDPPPPPPPSTPTQFSVLRKVPTGPDPITSDPPPPPPLSEFPVLREVPSGPDPITSDPPPPLSEFPVLREVPSGPDPITSDPPPPPPPLTEFPILRKVPRGPDPITPGPPPLLGV, from the coding sequence cggcggcgctgctggcgcTCCTGCCGATGATGATGCTGTcctccacggcgacggcggcgcgccccGTCCATGGCGGCCCGCCCGGCGAGCTCCCGCCGATCATCATCACAACCCCACCGACGGCGATAAGCGGGGAGAGCGACTTCTCCGTTCTGAGGAAGGTCCCCACGGGTCCTGACCCCATCACCTCCgacccgcctccgccgccgccgccatcgacgccgACTCAGTTCTCCGTTCTGAGGAAGGTGCCCACTGGTCCGGACCCCATCACctccgacccgccgccgccgccgccattgtcgGAGTTCCCGGTTCTGAGGGAGGTCCCCTCGGGTCCTGATCCTATCACCTCCGACCCACCGCCGCCATTGTCGGAGTTCCCGGTTCTTAGGGAGGTCCCCTCGGGTCCTGACCCTATCACctccgacccgccgccgccgccaccgccattgacGGAGTTCCCGATTCTGAGGAAGGTTCCCCGAGGGCCGGACCCCATCACCCCCGGCCCgccgccattgttgggcgtGTGA